Genomic segment of Microtus ochrogaster isolate Prairie Vole_2 linkage group LG5, MicOch1.0, whole genome shotgun sequence:
GTACTGCTATTAAACAAACATCCATTACAGctcatcatgtgtgtgtgtgtgtgtgtgtgtgtgtgtatgattgtgaAGACACAATCATAGCCATCTTTAAAGATCCATGCTGTCTTAGTAACTGTAGTAGCCATGCTGTACAAAAAGTTTGCAGAATTATTCATCTTCTAACTTAGAATGTGCATTTGGTGAGAAAGTCTCCTCGTTTTTGCTATTTCATGGCAATCACAAGTTTACCCTCAGCTTCCTAGAGTTCCACATGTTTAGATTATGTAGGAAAGTAGGTGAAGCAAAGGACCCACTTAGACACTAAAGCAAATTTGGGTTTTGGCTCGAGTTTGATGGTTCATTCATAGGATGTAAGAGATCTCCACCGATCTGTGCAGCAACTGCTGCAGTGATAGGCTTTTCTTTGCCGCGTTAGAAATTGTAAATTACTTCTGAGGCATACCTACTGAACTAACATTAATTAACTTTTTAGAATTCacttattattttgatttttctttagcaTCTCTTTCTTTACTTGTGCATCTATGAAATTATTATAGTATGTATCTTTACTGATGCTTTTTATTAAGTACTTTACAGTGTATGTATCTAAAACACACCCTAGTATTTCATTAgtgaaatgtaaatatatttgagAAAGATTAAGTGACTACTTAAAAAACACACTTTTGAATCCCCTAAAAGCACTGAAAATCACAGTGAGGTCTTGATTTAACCATCTATTGCCGTGTTCTATGTAAATTATCCTTCTCCATTTGATGTGTTACTCTGCCTCATTGTTAGTTTCAGGATTCTAATCTGTCTGACAGAATATCCAACCAAGGGGTATTATGTAGAGGTATATTCCTGCAATCAGTAAATAGCTGTCCTTCCTCATCTCGTTCTTCTCTCTCACCTGCTACCCATGAGTCCCTTGCTGAGAAGGGGTAACAGGAGGGGCATGAAGCAAgacataaagaaaggaagaagaaaagagaggttcTGATTAAGAAGagattgtttgttgttttcccaCTGTAAACAGCCCATGTCTGTGAACCCCGGCAGCTGAGGCAGTAATAGAAGATTGCTGTTGCTTGATGCTCCCTCATTGTCTTTTTCCTAGACAGTTCCAGAGAAGACATGGCgggcagagaggagaaggggaagagtgCGAACAGAGTGCTGAGGATCAGTCAGCTGGATGCCCTTGAACTGAACAAGGCTCTGGAGCAGCTCGTGTGGTCCCAGTTTACTCAGTGCTTTCATGGGTTTAAGCCAGGGCTCTTAGCTCGCTTTGAACCAGAAGTGAAAGCATGTCTGTGGCTTTTCCTATGGAGGTTCACCGTCTACTCCAGAAATGCCACTGTGGGGCAGTCAGttctgaatattcagtacaaaaATGATTTCTCTTCCAGCCCAAGATACCAGCCACCAAGTAAAAATCAGAAACTGTGGTACGCCATGTGCACCATTGGGGGTCGATGGTTAGAAGAACGATGTTATGATTTGTTTCGAAACCGTCATTTAGCATCTTTCGGGAAAGTCAAACAGTGCATGAATTTTGTGGTTGGACTCATAAAATTAGGTGAGTTGATAAACTTCTTGATTTTCCTGCAGAAGGGAAAGTTTGCAACTTTGACAGAACGCCTCCTTGGCATTCGTTCTGTATTTTGCAAGCCCCAGAACATGCGCGAAGTTGGCTTTGAGTACATGAATAGGGAACTTCTCTGGCATGGTTTTGCTGAGTTTCTGATTTTCCTATTACCACTCATCAATATCCAGAAGTTGAAAGCCAAGTTGTCTTCCTGGTGCATACCCCTTACCGGCACTGTTAGTGACAGTGCGCTCGCCAGCAGTGGCAAAGAATGTGCCCTGTGTGGAGAGTGGCCCACAATGCCTCACACCATTGGATGTGACCACGTGTTCTGTTATTACTGCGTTAAAAGTAGCTTCCTATTTGACATGTACTTTACCTGTCCTAAGTGTGGCATAGAAGTGCACAGTGTGCagccactgaaatcaggaattgAAATGTCAGAAGTAAATGCTCTTTAGAAACCAAATTGTTTCCTCTGAGGGAAAATGTATTGTGTGTCCTTGGTATTAGTCACCGTCAATGTCATATGTAGGTGTCTTTGAAAAGGCATGTGCTGCTCAGCCACTGTCCTCTTCTTTTCTAAGAGCCACTAAATTCTAATCACTGGAAACTAAATGATATGAGGGAATCTTATAAATGTTCAGGTTAGTTTTTTAAATCatctattaaattttttaatgtccAGAATAATGGGAAATTTTTGTCAGATGAATACTGAGAATGACTAAGAATGATTCTTCATAGAAAAGGTCgaactctaaaaataaacaatttttgaGACTCTGAGATGAGTATGCATTTATTTTCGGAAATGACAGAACGTCATAAGCCAACATCATAAGACCCTGTTATATTAAACTTCAGGTTCTAGAGTCTTGCTCCTACCTGAACTTTTTCCTGAAGCCAGTTTTGAAGAGGTTCAGCCCCTAGCTGCAGACCTCTTTAGAGTTGAATTCTTATATTCAGAAGGTAAACAAGTGCTTAAGGCAGCCTAGAAGCGAGGTTTGGGGACCATGGGACAGCTAGTCTAAAGAACACTATTTCCTGAGTCTATATCTTTGGTCTCACCAAGTGTATTGGTAATTTTGTGACATACTAGAGGTCTTTTGGGTACTAGGGTAAACTAGCAATGCATGTCAAGTAACTTCTTCTCTCTGAAGAATCACTAAATGAACCCTTTGTTAAATAATATGAGAATATTGGTGCTGTTTTTAATAACTTTGCCAAAATAATAGCACTTATCTTTAAAGAGTATCAATTTTGTACCTTTACAATATGCTAGAATCTAATTAGTTCACATGTTAAATAGTATCAGTGTACtttatatactataaaatatatattatatatatatatatttctggaaATTAACAAATTAGCTTGTGTTGATCAGTCTCAAGTcttaattagaatatattaaaaGATGGTTTTTAAGGGACAAACCTAGAAACATGAATATATGATGTGGTAGACTAGTGACCATCTGTGTTCATATTTCATTCAACACTTAAGATATTGATGGAGCTGGAGATAAAGCAGTGAACAGGGAAAGTAGCATACTTGGGATGTCCATTCACCTAATGTTGAGTCAGTGCAGCATCAATTTAGTATAAGCTAGGTGAGGTGCTTCACGGTTTGAGAAGAATGtatctaaaatttatcttttttctcatataaaacTTAGTTGtgaaaaactgaaaattcagGATAATACACAATTTTCAAATATAGATGACAATATTCACATGTATTTCATTCCCCGTATTGAACATGCATTTCTTATTTCAACATTCCTTAGCCTTGTAAGGCAGCTCAGCGCTGTCTTTTTTCTCGTAGAAAGAAATGACACAAATTGTTATTTAGGACTCTGAGTTCCCACTAGATAAAGCAACAGAGCTGGCCAAGATGACCCAGTGAGGAAAAGCACCTGCTGCTGATTCACACGCTCTgtatttgatccccagaatctagatgatagaaggaaagaacgATGTCTCCTGACCACCACGTATGCACTgtggagtgtgtgcatgcacatgtgtgtgtatgtgtgtgtgtgtgtgtgagagagagagagagagacagacagacagatggagggagggagagagagagaatgatctCCAACTCAGATTGTTTGGGGAAAACTGAAAATGATTTGCTGATATACCAAAGTGAAGAATTCAAGACAACTCCTTCCATCTGGGCGTAGATTTTCAGTATCTTTAAGAAGGCTGGCGAGATAGCTCGGGGGCTTTTTGCCTACTCCAGAGCCTGAGGATCTGAATCCCATCTTGAGAATCCACGTGCCTGAAGGGCAAAACAGACTCTCACAAGCTGTCATTTTACGTCCACACATGCCACAGgacctgtgtatacacacataaaactataaatgtaaaaaaacCCTTTTTTAACAGGCTCACTCCATGAATTCTCATTTTTCCGATCAGTAGTTTGTATGGGCTGAGGGACAAAGGCATAAAGTTGGCTTCAAACCCTGCTTGTGCCATTTTTGTATATATCCAGTATAATATATACCAAACttatttacattggtataagTACATGTTTAGGACACCATTTAGTTAGATTTTTGTCACTGAAAAACATGCTCtagaaaacagaggagaaaggacTTATCTTGGTGCATGGTTTCAGAGTTTTCAGCCCCATAATCAATTGGCTCCATTCCTTCTAGTTATAAGGGAAAGCAGAAAACCATGGTGGAAGCCCACTGGGGAACAGATGGCTACCTCATGGCACACAGGCAGAGCAGATCAACTCTTCTCAGCTCACATCCAAGGACCAGCTTCCTTTAAGTAGGCCACACCCAGTTTCTTCCACCTGTCAATAATCACATCAAATTATTAAGTCCACTGATGGGTCAGAGGCATCATAGCCGAATTAAGTCAGCGGGCAGCCATACATACATAAGAAAACGGTTCAGGTTTAAACCACAGCAGAAGTGAGAGTACGAATTCTTCCCATGACTGTTATCATTAATATTCCGAATTGACTTTATTCTCAGGGAAAATATTGACCACTTCAGAAGTTTAAGGTTTCTATTCTGCCAGCTTTCTGATACCACCAGATTGACACCCTCTTGCCAAGTAACACAGCAGAACTACAATACTCATTGTTATGCCCAGCTTGGGATTACATGTGCATTCCTAAACACATGATAGACGGGGATAGATGCCCACTGACACGTCTCCATGTGTACCCCCTGAACTTAGGTGCTTTGGGCACACTGGCCACGCTAAGAAACTGAAATGCTCTCATGGGGGAGATGGACGTTGGGCagggaaaaacaacaacatctTATCAGTTTTCTGGTATGACAACATTGACAGTAACTGGATGTCTTAGAATACAACAATGAAAAGATAGAAGTTAGTATGAGATACACTTACcatctttttatattgttttgataTACTAGGTATAAACTTAAAGAAGCAACTCTATTGTCATAATACAGCTGCCAATACCTTCGGCATGGTAATGTAGACCATAATAGcactttataaaatacattttttttttttttggttttttgagacagggtttctctgtagctttggagcatgtcctagaactagctcttgtagaccaagatgtcattaactcacagagatccacctgtctcttcctcccaagtgctggagttaaaggtgtgtgccgccactgccagAATGataaaatgcttaatttttttttttaactgtgagattttttttgttgcctGTTGTTCCTAGGCTCAATCAACCCAATAGTTctggatggtttttttttcatgtgtgtctgtttgtctgtatgtgcatgtgtgtatatatgtgtctatgtgtttttgtgtctgtgtgtaaatatgtgtgtttgtgtgtatatgtgtatgagtgtctgttTGTTGtgcagattttgtttgtttttaacatctaTCCCCTACTAGATAACAATTCCAGGGGTTAAAAattctgcattttgttttttaccaGATAATCAAAGCCTTTTATTTCTACTCTATCTTCAAGGGGATGTTATTAGCTGCACACAGTGTCACAATAAGATTGTTTAGCAGCAGATGTTAAAGGGGGATGAAATCTGAGAAATATATACAGTCATCTCTTGATATCCTAGAGAAGTTGGAGGCAGCCTCTCCATGGATATACGCCTTGTGGAAGGTAGGCTAGTATTTACCTGGAACCATGTGCATCCCGCTGTATAGTAAATTGTCATGAATCCTTTATAATGCCAAGAACAATGGTAGTGCTGTGGAAATAGTTGCTATTCTATGTTGCTTTGTTAATAATGACAGGGACAAAGCTGTACATGATCAGTGCAGCTGTGACTTTTTAGAAGTCTGGTTTCTTGAATTCACGGATTCAGAGCCTGCAACACCTACTGCAGGCTGCTGTGTATATTGGAGATCCACATTGTGAAAGGTATGGAcaacaaagcagaaacagaagtggTAGATTTTGGAGTCGCCAACTCCGAGGGCAGCACTAGCACTTACTGAATGTGGGCTTCTCTGAGAAGGAAGGCACTCTGAGCAGAGCTGTTCCCTCCAGCTGAAGCTGATGCTTGAGGCAGTGTGCTACCACCATCAAGACTATCCCCGAAAGAAGAATGTGGTGGCATGTCTTAATGCATATAACACACAGTGTCATCTTCACATTTTAAATTTGGTTGCTGTTTCCTCTCTCGTGGGATACTTGCCCTACAAGCTAATGGCACAGCAAGTAATCAATGGATTTATGAGTGACTGACACACTCAAGTGCTTGCTCTAGGAGCTCTGCCTTGCTGTAGGTGACAAGGCCTCCTGGCCAAGTTCTGTGACAGTCTCAGAGGTTTCTATTAGGCCCTGTCTCCCTGGGCACTGCCAGGTTTGGTTTAATGAGAGGCAGCTGTTTTTACTCCCCAGTTGCTCCAGAGCTCATCATTCAGGAGAACTGGACCATAATCGTTATGTGATGCTCCTCTCTTTTAGCCTCAAGAACTCAGCCACCAGTTATTCATGATTTCCCTTTGTCAATCTTAAACAcagagtttcttttctctcccatgcaGCTTGTCAACTCAGGGTCTCTCCTGTGTGTTACCAGTGAGGGTTCAGGGATGCATCCTAGTCCCTGATGGATCAGTAAGAGCTCTAGCCCCATGTATGCCCTAAACCTTGCACAACTCCCTTGCTTTAAATGATGAGTGATTCAGTTTGAACAAATGTATTTAAGCTTTTAAACATTTCATGTGTtcccctgctgtgggacaatggttttactcTGTAcaaatttgtttcttgtacttgtttaataaaatgcagattggccagtagtcaggcagaaagtaaaggtggggcaaccaggcaggaagtagaggcggggcaatgaatgggaggattctgggaagaggaaaggctgactTTGCAGTTAGGAAAGGCTGActttgcagttgtcacccagctgcagagaaaacaaaatgggaaTCCCTCGCTaacaaaggtaccaagccatgtggctaacacagacaagaataatgggttaatgtaaaatgtaagaattagttaataagacacctgagctaatagaccaaccagtttatcattaatgtaggcctcttgtgtgcttctttgggactgaacgactgcaggactgggcaggacagaaacctctgtcaacattccCCTGCAAAATAGGCATTTGATATCTATGTCTTAGATTTAAagtgggaaataaataaatcactttttCAAAAACTGTTTATGAGCCCCTGCTGTCATTTTTCAGCACTCAGAATGTACTTGTGAATAGAACAAAGCCTGCTCTCATGACTTGTACATTCTTGGAGATTGAGCCTGCTGAAGAAAGCAGCAAGGGCAATGTCGGCCCTACTTCCAAGAGGCCTCTCTGATGAGGGGCTTAAACTGACAGGAGGGTCTATTACCTGTCCCAGGATCAGATCACcggaggaaggagcagaggatGTAGGGAATGGGGTGGCTGAGAAGTTTTCACCAGGCTTGGCTATGTCCACATTTGTAAGCCAAgggtgaaaatgtgtgtgtgtttgaagcaTAAGAAAGTCACAGGAAGCTTtgaagcagagaaatgagatGATCGGGTGTGCATTTTCAAGGGATTACTGGGAATAATTTGTGGAGAAGTAAGATGGACAGCAAGAAATTCCAAACAACAGTCGTTGTGAGCAATATGTTATTTCAGTTAAGTTTGTGAAAGGTGTCACCCATATCATAGCCTTGGGAAAACACAGGTTTTGAGAGTCCACTCAGAAAGTCCTGCTCCTGGGACTATACTCTGGCTCCCATTCAAAGTCGACCATACCTTGAATAGAGTGCTAATGAACTTTCACTAGCAAACTAAAAATagcagaaaagaggagaaggaaaactgGTCTTACAGAAACATGTAATAATGGGCAGCCTTATATCaaaggaaaatttttttctttattaaaaaataaaacctataatCTAGTAGCAGCATAGGAAGAGAGCCTCTGAGGACTAACAGTGAATAGCAATTGTGGTTTAAAAAATGGCCATGGATCATCAATAAGAGCTACCTTATGTTCTATATAATTTGGTTAAGAAGACACGGAAATTAGTATTGCTATATTTGAAGAAGCCTTCAAACTTGGCAGAAactttttatttgaaacattCTTGTTTCCACCAAACGCTACTTTTCTCAATAGTTCTCAATAAGAGGAACATTTAGAAGGATATTTTCCGCAACAGAACAATTCTAAAGGTTCTTTTCCTTCAGACAAGTTGGCCAGAATCTCTATAGCCTGATGGTCTTTGGTTATCTGAAGCTCTACCTAGCATTTagtttgtatgtttatataaaatagtatGAACTGTGCATATGAACATAGATAAGTAAACAGGTATCATGTATGTGGGGGGCACACACTACagagaatatataaaatttgaagtaacattttttttcctctcgtTTACAGataactttctgttttctctaactTCAGGGAAAAGCTTACAGttttaaacttaaaaagtaaaataaatgcaaatattttatttaaaataaaatgcaagtgtTTTGCACAGTGGCCTTCATTGCTTCTACTGAGTTATTGTTTTGTCAGCTGTAATGAGTCAGACAAGGTAAAGCCACTTACGACTAAGGCCAGGAGATCCGAAAGGATTCTGTTCTTCCCAtcattaactttcttttttgCTAATCACAGAATAATATATTCTTCTTACTTTGTTTAACAGGCCTTTTCTAAACCTGAgggccaaaaaaaaataataaccataaATTTTTTGAGTTAAGTAACACTGACTTTCAGAATCGGGCTGATGTGGACATATTTCTGTCCATCAAAATCGAttagaagaaaattatataaattatgagGATAGAATGAGGATAGATTTATTGAAACTATGTTCAGTACAGCCCTGTTCACAACAAAGATGTAAAACCTCaactaaaataaacattaaacacCTCTCGCTGTGACTCAGTTTTgattttctctgcattttctctaCTCAGATTTGCTACAATTAGCATGTGGTATTTTTTAATTAGTACAAAGGAAGAGGTTTCTTAGAGATCTTCCTGTCCATAACATTTCATTATACTTGTCCTCATGAGTATGATGAGGAGTGAGTAGGGGCATTTTCATTTGACCAACGGCAACTTACTAGGGGACACTGGTATGCTGTCTTTCCCAAGCAACCGTTAACTTCCTGTAACTCGTCAGAGAAGAATCGGGCTTTATGAATCTCTACCTGGCCATGATAGGATGTTGATGGGGCCCAGTCTCATCAAACAAACTGACAAAATTACAAAGATGTGAAGAAGAAGGGTTTCAGCGGAAGAAGACAAGAGAACCTCTCCTGTACTTTGG
This window contains:
- the Pex2 gene encoding peroxisome biogenesis factor 2; this translates as MAGREEKGKSANRVLRISQLDALELNKALEQLVWSQFTQCFHGFKPGLLARFEPEVKACLWLFLWRFTVYSRNATVGQSVLNIQYKNDFSSSPRYQPPSKNQKLWYAMCTIGGRWLEERCYDLFRNRHLASFGKVKQCMNFVVGLIKLGELINFLIFLQKGKFATLTERLLGIRSVFCKPQNMREVGFEYMNRELLWHGFAEFLIFLLPLINIQKLKAKLSSWCIPLTGTVSDSALASSGKECALCGEWPTMPHTIGCDHVFCYYCVKSSFLFDMYFTCPKCGIEVHSVQPLKSGIEMSEVNAL